A stretch of Thermotoga sp. SG1 DNA encodes these proteins:
- a CDS encoding MFS transporter encodes MKKTYLFLTLEGIFSLFYSLLVQGPVFTGLAMLFNLDEFLLSIAAAVPPMMQFFQLFASFFVRKYRKRRFLVNVFNALSRFSFAALVVFVFLGKTDPTTFIGALMISQIFAALSSSTWNSWMRDLIPPEERGRVFGNRNMFLSIGNAFIIYLYSFLIDRFSIGFVLVLLISMVGTVLSILSMNKIPDVPVKASGSGVPLKAVFKDDNFMRFVLFTFYWNMAVTFSSAFYHYHLLKNLNVSYTYIAYMMILNNFVAMLAYRILGKISDSVGHKTIAEFGIVLASFVSGMWLFMNTETYRTLMLSDAVISSVAWSAINLSLAILPMEVAFESDPIFFGLNASFASVGSLAGSFLGGIVAKFLSDIYMNISGFEIYGLQLLFLMAGFFRFSAIFLLRRVKVRQYIPFRAFMLSTLFVTFRRPVYRLMDVYLILKRSGERVRKTAGRLKKRKGDSDKQDERQS; translated from the coding sequence ATGAAAAAAACCTATCTTTTTCTCACACTTGAAGGTATCTTTTCACTGTTCTATTCTCTGCTCGTTCAAGGTCCCGTTTTCACGGGACTTGCGATGCTTTTCAACCTGGATGAATTCCTTCTGAGCATCGCCGCTGCCGTACCACCCATGATGCAGTTCTTTCAACTTTTCGCTTCTTTCTTCGTACGAAAGTACAGAAAGAGACGCTTCCTCGTCAACGTGTTCAACGCCCTGAGCAGATTCAGCTTTGCAGCGCTCGTTGTGTTTGTTTTCCTTGGAAAAACAGATCCGACTACCTTCATCGGCGCTTTGATGATCTCGCAGATCTTCGCAGCCCTTTCGAGCAGCACCTGGAACTCCTGGATGAGAGATCTCATTCCTCCTGAAGAAAGGGGGAGGGTATTTGGAAACAGAAACATGTTCCTTTCCATAGGCAACGCCTTCATAATATACCTCTACTCCTTCCTAATCGATCGTTTCTCTATAGGTTTTGTCCTTGTGCTTCTTATCTCCATGGTGGGAACAGTTCTTTCCATCCTCTCGATGAACAAAATCCCAGACGTCCCAGTAAAGGCATCGGGAAGTGGTGTTCCTCTGAAGGCCGTCTTCAAGGACGACAACTTCATGAGATTTGTTCTCTTCACGTTCTACTGGAACATGGCGGTTACGTTCTCTTCTGCGTTCTACCATTACCACCTTCTGAAGAACCTGAATGTGAGTTACACCTACATCGCCTATATGATGATACTGAACAACTTCGTGGCGATGCTTGCCTACAGGATTTTAGGGAAGATCTCTGACAGCGTCGGACACAAAACAATAGCAGAATTTGGAATAGTGCTCGCCTCCTTTGTTTCTGGAATGTGGCTTTTTATGAACACCGAAACGTACAGAACACTGATGCTTTCAGACGCGGTGATCTCCTCTGTGGCCTGGTCTGCCATAAACCTGTCGCTTGCCATTCTCCCCATGGAGGTTGCCTTCGAATCAGACCCAATCTTTTTCGGTCTGAACGCTTCTTTTGCCAGTGTGGGAAGTCTGGCAGGCTCTTTCCTGGGAGGTATCGTTGCAAAGTTTCTTTCTGACATCTACATGAACATAAGCGGTTTTGAGATCTACGGTCTACAGTTACTCTTTTTAATGGCTGGATTCTTCAGATTCTCTGCTATATTCCTGTTGAGGAGAGTCAAGGTAAGGCAGTACATTCCGTTCAGGGCGTTCATGTTGAGCACCCTCTTTGTCACCTTCAGAAGACCCGTGTACAGACTGATGGATGTGTACCTTATTCTGAAAAGGAGTGGTGAGCGTGTACGAAAGACTGCTGGAAGACTTAAGAAAAGGAAGGGTGATTCTGACAAGCAAGATGAAAGACAGAGTTAA